CCGCTGGTCGAAGCGGCGCTGCGCGCCCGTGCACGCGCCGGTAAAGTCACCCTGGTGGTGCTTCCCGAGGGTTTCTACCTCGAGCCGGGCGAGTCACCCCGACCCCAGTTCTCAGGCCCGCCCGAGAGTGTACGCGACCTCGAACGCCGCGCAGGGATTCTGGCCGAGGCCGGCATCGCGGTGTTCGTGGTGCGCGGCAACCAGAGCGTGCTGCGGCTGGCCGGCTGACGTTCAGCGCTTTCCCATCCGGGCGACCTCGAGCGGCGTTAGCGTGAGGAAACCGTTCCCGGAGGAGAACACCGTGACCGAACGCGCCCCGCACTCCCGCTCCGTGACCGCCACCCACGCCCTGTGGGGCGGCCTGCTGTTCAGCCTCGCCTTCACGGCGGCCATCTCGTTGCTGGGCGAGCGGCTGCAAGGCGTACCCCACCTACCCGACAGGGGGGCTTCGTGGTATTACTGGAAGCTTCCCGAGCCCACCTTCGCCTCGAGGGTCAGCGCCTGGACGCTGTACGCCCTGCACCAGCTCACCTTGTGGGGACTGATCTGGTACGCCCAGACCCGGGTTCGGACCTACACCCAGGGCCTGCACCGGATCAACGTGATCGCCCTGGCGGCCAACGCCGTGTTCGCCCTGCTGCACCTGGCCCAGACCCACCTGTGGTACGACGGGCTGGCTCAGGACGTGTCGATCTACAGTTCGCAGGGCTCGGTGATTCTGCTGCTGGTGTTCGTCCTGATCATGGAAAACCGCCGCCGTGGCATGTTCTTTGGCAAAGCGGCCCCGCTCGCGCGCGAGGCGGTGGACTTCGTCCGGCGCTACCACGGCTACTTCTTCGCCTGGGCCGCCGTCTACACCTTCTGGTACCACCCGGCGGAGGCCAGCAGCGGCCACCTGATCGGCTTTCTTTACACCCTGATGATCATGCTGCAGGGCAGCTTGTTCTTCACCCGGGTCCACGTCAACCGCCTGTGGACCCTGACCCTCGAGGTGATCGTGCTCGTTCACGGCACGCTGGTGGCGATCATGCAGGGCAACGACCTGTGGCCGATGTTCGCCTTCGGTTTCGGCGGGATCTTCATCATCACCCAGATGCACGGGCTGGGCTGGTCGCGTCTGACCCGCGCCGTGGTGGCCGCCGCCTACCTGGCCCTGGTGGCCTGGGTCTACGCCGGACGCGGCTGGGAGAAACTGAACGAGATCGTCCGCATCCCCATGATCGACTACCTGCTGGTGTTCGTGCTGACCTGGCTGGTAGGCGGCGGACTGTGGTTGTGGCGACGCCTGCGCCTGCCCAGGAGCACGCCTAAAGCGGCGGGGGACGCGTGAGCGGGCGACTGCTCGAAGGCCGAGTGGCCGTTGTCACCGGGAGCACCCGGGGGCTGGGCCGCGCCATCGCCCGCCTGTACGCCGAGCAGGGCGCGGCAGTGGTGATCTCCTCGAGGTCACCGGACGCGGTCGGGTCGGTGGTGGCCGAACTGCAAGCGGCCGGGCACCGGGCGAGCGGGCTGAAGTGCGACGTCACGGACCCGGATCAGGTGCAGGCCCTGGGAGACCACGCCCTGCTGACGTTCGGGCGCCTGGACATCTGGGTCAACAACGCCGGGCTGTCGGCCCCTTACGGTCCGACCCTGAGCGTCCCCTACCCCGCCTTCCGCGCCTCGGTCGAAAGCATCGTCTTGGGGACCTACCACGGTTCGCGCGTCGCGCTGCGGCACATGCGCCATACCCGGGGCGGCAGGCTGATCAACCTGCTGGGCCGCGGAGATCGCAGGCCGGTTCCCTACCAGAATGCCTATGCCGCCTCCAAGGCCTGGGTTCGGTCGTTCACGCTGGCCCTGGCGCGCGAGTACCGGGGCGAGGTCGGCATCTACGCGCTGAACCCGGGGCTGGTGCGCACCGACTTGCTGCTTCGGCCCCAAGCGCTTGACGGCTACCAGGAGCGCCTTGCCCCGCTCGGGACCCTGATCGCGTGGTGGGCACGGCCGCCCGAGGTCGCCGCGCAGCAGGCCCTGCGGCTGGCCGCATCTGCGGCCCACGGGCGCGGCGGCCTCGAGGTGCAGGCCCTTACCCCTGCGGGCATGCTGGGCGGTCTTCTGCGCGCGGAGATGCAGCGTCTGCGCGGCAGGGCAGCTGCGCGGGTCAACCCCGAGGTGCAGACCGTGCGACCCGACCACTTCTGAACGCACCCGGCCCGGTGCCGGAAAGCTGCGCGAAGGCAGCTTCTCACCGCCCGAGCCGACGTAGACTGGGGGCATGTTCTTGTGGTCCGGTACCATCTACGGCCCGGTGCGCTCTCGGCGCCTGGGGCTGAGCCTCGGCGTCAACCTGCTGCCTCCCGGGTGCAAGGTCTGCACCTACGACTGTCCTTACTGCGAATGCGGCTTTACTCGGGGAGGCCTCAAGACCGAGGCCTCCCAAACCCTCCCCGAGCGGGAGGAAGTCCTGCGTGACCTCGAGGCCATCTTGCGCGAGGAGCCGGTGGACGCCATCACCTTTGCCGGAAACGGCGAGCCCACCCTGCACCCCGACCTCGAGGAGATCCTGGCCGGAACCGTACGCCTGCGCGACGCACTGGCGCCGCGCGCACGGCTGGTGATGCTCACCAACGGCATCAAGCTGCGCGACCGCCAGGTGCGCGACCGCGTCTTGCACTACCTCGACGAGGTGGAGGTCAAGCTCGACGCCGGGACCGAGGAGACCTTCGCACAGGTGGCCCGCCCCACCGTACCGTTTGACCTCGCCGAGCTCGAGGCCCTGCTGGTCGAACTCGGAGACCGGGTGGTGGTGCAAAGCTGCCTGTTTACGGGCCGCACCTCCAACGTCTCGGAGGCGGACCTCTCGGGCATCGAGCGCATCCTGACCCGCGCCCGTCCGCGCCGGGTCGAGCTGTACTCGATCGACCGCGCCCCCGCCGACGAGGCGCTGGAACCGGTCAGCAAAGCCTTCCTCGAGGCGTTTGCCGGACGGCTCAGGGCCCAGGGCCTCGAGGCCGTCACGTACTGACCGGACGGTGCGGACCGACCGGGGTGCGCCGCACCCCGGTTTGCGTTATGACAGTGCTTTGGTCATAATAGACCCACCGCGGGTGCGGCGCCCGGCTGTGTGCGCCCCCGACGACAACCCAAAGACCCGGCCCAAGGCTTCCCAGCAGAAGCCCCAGCTCCTGCCTGCTCGCCCGTTCGCGTGCGCCCTGGCGGGGGTGGGCCGTGTCCGGGTTGCGACGCGGATTTCACTTTCCTCGAGGTTTGCGTGACGTTTGATTTTGCCGCCTACCGGCGCGAGTGGTTCGGGAACATCCGGGGCGATGTGCTCTCCGGGCTGGTCGTTGCCCTGGCCCTGATTCCCGAGGCCATCGCCTTCTCGATCATTGCGGGCGTAGACCCCAAGGTAGGTCTGTACGCCTCGTTCTGCATCGCCATCATCACCGCCTTCCTGGGCGGCCGTCCCGCCATGATCAGCGCGGCGACCGGAGCGATGGCCCTGCTGATGGTGGACCTGGTCAAGGACCATGGCCTGCCCTATCTGTTCGCCGCCACCATCTTGACCGGTCTGATCCAGATCGTGTTCGGCTGGGCCCGGCTCGCGCGCTACCTCAAGTTCATTCCGCGCAGCGTCATGACCGGCTTCGTGAACGCGCTGGCCATCTTGATCTTCCTGGCGCAGCTTCCGCAGTTCGTGGGAGCAAACTGGCAGATGTACGCCATGGTCGCGGCGGGCCTGGCGATCATCTACCTGCTGCCCCGGGTCTTTCGGGCCATTCCCAGCGCCCTGGTGGCGATCACGGTCCTGACCCTGGTGGCGGTCATGACCGGGGCCAACCTGCGCACCGTGGGCGACATGGGCGAACTGCCCACCGCCCTGCCGTTTTTCAGCCTGCCCCAGGTACCCTGGACCCTCGAGACCCTCGAGATCTTGCTGCCCATCTCGTTCACGCTGGCCCTGGTTGGCCTGCTCGAGTCGCTGCTGACCGCCCAACTGCTCGACGAGATGACCGACACCACCAGCGACAAGAACCGCGAGTCGCGCGGACAGGGAATCGCCAACGTCGTCACCGGCTTTATCGGCGGCATGGCGGGCTGCGCCATGATCGGCCAGAGTGTGATCAACGTGACCTCGGGCGGTCGTGGGCGGCTCTCGACCTTCGTGGCCGGACTGGTGCTCCTGATCCTGATCCTGGCACTCCAGCCGCTGGTCGTGCAGATTCCTATGGCGGCGCTGGTGGCGGTCATGATCGTGGTCTCGGTCAGCACCTTTGACTGGTCCTCGCTGCGTACCCTGGTCACCTTTCCGCGCAGCGACAGCATGGTGATGGTGGCCACCGTCATCACCACGGTCGCCACCCACGACCTTGCCAAGGGGGTGCTCGTTGGGGTGGTCCTGAGCGCCATCTTCTTCGCCCGCAAGGTTTCGCAGCTCTCGCGCGTCACGCAGCGGGTGGAGCCCGACGGCACCCACCGCTATACGG
This genomic interval from Deinobacterium chartae contains the following:
- a CDS encoding SDR family NAD(P)-dependent oxidoreductase, with product MSGRLLEGRVAVVTGSTRGLGRAIARLYAEQGAAVVISSRSPDAVGSVVAELQAAGHRASGLKCDVTDPDQVQALGDHALLTFGRLDIWVNNAGLSAPYGPTLSVPYPAFRASVESIVLGTYHGSRVALRHMRHTRGGRLINLLGRGDRRPVPYQNAYAASKAWVRSFTLALAREYRGEVGIYALNPGLVRTDLLLRPQALDGYQERLAPLGTLIAWWARPPEVAAQQALRLAASAAHGRGGLEVQALTPAGMLGGLLRAEMQRLRGRAAARVNPEVQTVRPDHF
- a CDS encoding radical SAM protein — its product is MFLWSGTIYGPVRSRRLGLSLGVNLLPPGCKVCTYDCPYCECGFTRGGLKTEASQTLPEREEVLRDLEAILREEPVDAITFAGNGEPTLHPDLEEILAGTVRLRDALAPRARLVMLTNGIKLRDRQVRDRVLHYLDEVEVKLDAGTEETFAQVARPTVPFDLAELEALLVELGDRVVVQSCLFTGRTSNVSEADLSGIERILTRARPRRVELYSIDRAPADEALEPVSKAFLEAFAGRLRAQGLEAVTY
- a CDS encoding SulP family inorganic anion transporter, whose protein sequence is MTFDFAAYRREWFGNIRGDVLSGLVVALALIPEAIAFSIIAGVDPKVGLYASFCIAIITAFLGGRPAMISAATGAMALLMVDLVKDHGLPYLFAATILTGLIQIVFGWARLARYLKFIPRSVMTGFVNALAILIFLAQLPQFVGANWQMYAMVAAGLAIIYLLPRVFRAIPSALVAITVLTLVAVMTGANLRTVGDMGELPTALPFFSLPQVPWTLETLEILLPISFTLALVGLLESLLTAQLLDEMTDTTSDKNRESRGQGIANVVTGFIGGMAGCAMIGQSVINVTSGGRGRLSTFVAGLVLLILILALQPLVVQIPMAALVAVMIVVSVSTFDWSSLRTLVTFPRSDSMVMVATVITTVATHDLAKGVLVGVVLSAIFFARKVSQLSRVTQRVEPDGTHRYTVNGQLFFVSTHDFVSSFRFDPAPHRVVIDLEGAHLWDSSAVGAIDKVILKYRRAGSEVELVGLNADSHHLLDRIAVHDKPGALEAPAGH